A segment of the Phoenix dactylifera cultivar Barhee BC4 chromosome 15, palm_55x_up_171113_PBpolish2nd_filt_p, whole genome shotgun sequence genome:
ATTCTTACCTTATAAATAATTGGACTATTTTATCCCCATCCAATTAACATTTGACTAATGGATAAACATTGTAATAGAAGTTAATGCACATATATGTTTTATGGATGCACGTGTAAGGCAaatcaatgcagaaaatatgttCTTACGGTAGTTATGAGGAAGACTGCAATGGTCCCATTAAATCCAAAGTAAATCATTTTACACACAAAAAAGAAGCTTCCGTTTTTTGAGAAAATGAAAATGTAGGCTTTCCTTCAAAATTTACTAAATAAAAATGGAGACATAGTTTCATGAAAAAATTGCGAAAGTTAGGCTAACGGGTATAATAAAGGAGTACAGATAGTTCTACTAACATGGTAATGAAAGGAATAGGATGAAAGTATATAATGTAGATGTAGGGAGATCCCAGTTGACCCAAGTAAGGGAGACTCCAAATTTTTATCAGTGGATTTAGTAAGAGCTGGATTGAACAAGGAAATCATGATCTCTTAATATCCTAGCCATGGGAGATGCCACATTGAAGGACTGCAATTCTGGGCTTGGTCCTTTGCTTATCAcacagaaataaaaataggaataAACATGGACTGGATGGTATCTACCCGGATCCATTTTCATATCTTAATCTATTTAGATATAGTCAGAAATTTAAGCATTCAACTAATATCCAtatctgtaaaaaaaaaaaaaaagatatgagTATGGATAGACAATTACCTGATCCGTATTCAAATATCCAATTCTATATAGCACtaataaacttttaaaaaaaatatgtaaccACATTAACATActattaaattaatttattatctatttaatattatttttaattttttggtctTATTTGACTTATATCcgcatttatatccatattttcaaTACTCGATTTGTATCTATATCCTtctaaaaaaaatctagatatGAATCTTTGCAtttgattaatatttgcatgtgtATTTGTATttgccaaataaaataaatatagatatgaatataCTAATATTCAATCTTTATTCAACTAGGTTTCAGCCCTACCTCAAATAATTGTAAAAAGATTTCATGATTGTGTTGTTGATtactcttatatatatatatatatatatatatatatactctttttttttgtcatgaTTTTACCacattttttattctttgtagATCGAGGTCATAGTCGGGTGAAACAATCAACTGATACAGTTGTTTGTATTAAACAGGTGGCGCAACTCCTTGTAGAAGTAtgtcaatccctttcttttcccttgaCCACACTGCAACAACATTGCAAGCTGAATCCGAAAAGACAGCAGAGATAGTCCTCTCCCCTTACCTAATATTTGGAAGCTCTTCAAGTTTATCCATCTTGGCATGGACCGCTACGGGCTGGGAGTGAAATGTAGTCCCAGGTCCCAGCCTTCCAGCCACTTCAGTTATGGTGCCTTACCACAATGTCTTGCCATAAATCAACTTAAAACTCCTACTTGTCCACATTACAGAGCAGCAAAACAATTGGAGCCTGCATGCACCAGCACACAGTCCTACCGTCACCAGGAACGGATAGGATTTCAAAAAAATGTGACAAGAACTGCATGCAGACATGcctgaattcaaatttcaaaatttcacaAAGATACACTGCTCCAGCTGCATGCATATAATTATAAATCCTTTCTCATCAACTTAATgcattcttcatcatcatcatcatcgataTGATGCTATCTTCAAGTTCTAATGACTAATGCTCTCCATACTGAGATAGAGTGTCAGGGTGTTCATGTACAACTCTCAGACAGACCATACTACTAACTTACACTTCATCTACGCCTTCTTCCCTGGTGTTAGATGTCATGCTGCTGCTATTGCCCTTGTGCTGCGCTTCATGGGCTGCTCTTTGACGCCTTGAAAGAAGCTCCAGTGGCCAGGAATCTGATGGTGTGGGATATCTGGCATGTGGCCTCCTCACATGAGAGGGGGGTTTCGGAGGAGCTGGTGTGTTGGCAGCCTCTGAGAAGGGATGGAGCTCTTGGTGGAGGGGGATGACATAAAGGGCTCCGACAGGTGGCTGCTGCATTGGCAGTGCAGCGGTTGTGGGTTGTGGCGGAGCAGGAGGAGCCACCTCTTCTCCATCATGCCACACAGGATTGGACTGCATCCTCTCATGTAGCTCATTTTGCAGTCTCTCGATCTCAGCTCCGAGGACCGTGTTCTCATCTTTCAGCTCATTCTTTTCCACAGCAACCTGGTCAGAATTCCAGACAAGTTTTAGTGTTAACTTGGGGTACAAGTAAATCATTAAGATCATGATGTGATCTTCCAAAATTTACCCTAATGCTGATTCTGACTTTAATTGGAAATATCACATCATATACACATGAACCACCCTTAAATCTCTAAAGCTACTAGTTTCATGATCCGAGGTCAACAGCCTCCAGACTGCATCAAGAAGGACCAGGAAAAGCATGATGTCCAGACAGAAAATTTTTCAGAAAGAAGCTAGCAGGAACTGAAGGTCCAAGGAAACACATCCTTCTCCATATCGGTTTGGGGTATTGTAGATATTTGTATTAAATTTGCTTTTTTACCGTTCAAAATGGTAGGAAGATGAACTCACGTAGCAAATGTGCATTTTTTCTGTTCAAACAAGGTAGGAGGAAGACCACATGTACCATCTATGGGAAAATAAGGTAGATTTCTGACAGGCAGACATTAGCTTTAATTAGAATATTAAATTCACCAATAATCAAAAAAATAGTAGCGGAGATGTCAAAGTTTTCCCTTGTATAGACTAGAGATAGTATATAAATTGGTTCTGGACTATATGTTTGTTTTTTACATGTTTGTCCTCCAGGTATGGAGAAAATTCAATTTATAAAGTTATTGAAACACCTGTGTTATAGTTTGTCCTCTTCTAAATGAGAATAATATTTTCCAAACATGAAGGACAGCGACATTTAGAAACGggatataaatattattatttaaaagggTTTGTACTGTGTTTGAGGAACTTACATATTGAGATTCAGTCACCAAAGCAGCATTTTCCATCCTGAGGGACTCTACCTGTGCAATGAGATCTTGTAGTAATCGAGTGGCATCACCTAATATAGAGGCCTTGCCATTATTCTGCCTCGCTGGTTCTGTAAATAAACGCATTATGTTGAAACAAAATTATAAAAGTTCTTCATATTTCAAgaataacaacatgaacaaaATGCGAAATGGACATCCATAGAAAACAATAATCACAGTTATGATTCTGCTTATGAGAAGTTATATTAGGCAATTGACATTTGAGGAAAAGATTCCACTCCAGAAGATGATGCAGACTATCTCTTATTAAATGGAAGCCTCCAGCACAATCAATTGGCAGAAATATGTTGATGCTGGCAGAGTGGCATCAAATGAATGCCCCGTACCAGCCTACCTCAATTCGTTTTCCTTATTATGATCCATTTTCCATCTAAACCATCCAGGACAATCAGCGAGGTAGAATTAAAACAAGAAATGAAATTCCATCTTTGGACAACAATTAGtttatagaaaaaaatagaagaacaaaGTGCTACACTAAATTTTCAGCAGAAAAGGTTATATTCTAACTTTTTTCAACAGAATAATCTGCGTCGTTTAAACTAGTTCATAAAGTCAGAGCACATCTGGGCTACAACGACAGTGTCATTTGAACTTTTAGAAAAAAGGATAAGAGGGGAAAACTACCCAGTGCATGGCCCAGCTCTGAAAAGAGCTCATTTAAATGATCACGTTTCAGCTTTTCTCTCTTAGCTTTGTGTTCTTTCTTTGGCACTTTTCTTGTGTCCTTTTTATTGGGGATTGACCTGCACCAGGAAATAATTCAGAAATTCAagcttattaaaaaataaaacagaagCAGAAACTACAAAATAGAGCAAACATAGAGCCCCACGTAATATAAAGTAGTAGGATAGTAATGATAAAGCAAAAACACCACGAAAGTGGAGGGAACATATAGCACAAGGATATGAAGTTAAACTTTGGACAAATGTCTGATGGAGGATTTGCAGCATAGTTTGGGAAATTAAAGATTAAACATGTACTAAAATAACTTATATAATACACTGAAGATGAAATAGGTACTTGGAATAATCAAATCTAGAATTACAGAGCATAAAAACAAGCTTCTTCTGCCAGGCTCTGAGTTTATCCAGCAAAGAGCATCCAACAGACAGAACAATCCAACTTCTAGCAAACAGGACGTATATATACACTGCTGCTGTAGCAACAGTAACTTAAGTATTTTCATAGTTATTATCTCTTAATGAGAATAATTATTCTCTAATATTTGTACAGAATAGAAGAAATACAAATACAAAATGAGGGGATCAATATCCAGCTTGGTAGATTCAAAATCCACCATAGATTGTGGTCCAAGATAGCAAATAACAATTGCAGCAAGGAATATGAGCCTTGACTTAAGTAAACAAAATATAGTTGCATCACTTATGAGACAAACATGATACTTTAGCTCGTCTGGTGTAAACTCATCACTATCTTATCCCTTCAGTGGATATAGGAGACAGAGATGACTCCCAGAGTCCCAACGCACACGACTTTATTCATACATCGTATAAGGATATAAGATGAATAGGTACATTGAATGATCTACCTTTTTTAGCAGTAAAGGTTCCAATTTATGAAGGGCGACTTTTGCTAGAGACGTATTACCTAACTTTTCTTTTCTACTTGGTTATGTACAACAttttcaaagaaattttcctcaatcccttcttttatttttctcatggaccaattttctgtatttattatttttcctttAAGAATTGACTGCACAAATTATGTAAAGTCAGGCTTAAGCTTGGTGCATGTAAATACGGGGCATTTGTTTACATCGAAATTTTGGACCAGATGCTTCCAAATTGGGTACGAGAGCTGCTCATAAGATCCTACACCATGCCAACTCAATAAGTTAGGTGGCTCTCAACCTGAACTTGGAAAAAATACTTAAGAAGCGACTATTCCAGAAATGCAATAAAAACTTGGCCCTTTCGTGTCCCCCTATATTCTTTCCCAAATTGCCGAAGACAAGTTAAAACCCAACAGCTGCATTAGGCTAACCAAGCAAAATctaaagaggaaaaaagagagatgaaCACTGGTAGTTGTTGCATAGCCTTGACAATAACCAAAAATGCAATATAAAGAATAATAAGAAGACAAGTGCCACCAGACAACACTAATTAGGACCAAATCATTGCGCCAGTGCAAGGAAAAACCTATCACAGATTTGTCTGCTGAAAGGTGAAATTAGTTTAATTAGAATTGCAAGGCTTATTTATATCTCAAAAATTCAAGTTAGCTCTAGCTCATTTCGATGGACTGAAGAAGGTATACAAAATGGACAAAGCGCTGGCATAAGCAACAAAATGTATACAGTTGGATCtacatggaaaaaaaaaggaaaaaagttttCTACTACTGCATGTAAGTCCATTACAAATTCGCAAACTCCGAAAAACTAATTCAGAACAACCAATAATTACTCACCCGCCAACTGGTTGTTCAGCTATAGAAGAGGGAGGCTCCGTAACCATATTTAAGCTACAGAATCTGCATAAATCACACAGTCAACCTAATAAGATCAGATGCCAGTAAGCTCAACCTTCTGAGAAGACCCACAAGACAAAATCTAAACCCCATGGTTATAAATTCCAATCAGATCGAATCAAACAGAACCACTAATTAACACTTCGGGTGCAACGAAATGTAAAACCAACCGAGAGAAACCAATTTTCTTTCCCAAAGATCACAATTTTCCGCACATGATACGCATAAAATCATTCAAAATAATTCTTTCCTGAAAACGAGAAAGGCAAGTTCAAAACTTTATCTTCGTTTTCCTACCGTACATGACAACAATAGAACTGGAGCAAGAAAACTAATCGGCAGACAACTAGACGTTATCCGTCTTGAGTTTTACGATACTACCATCACTAAATAAAACCGATACCatagaaataatttctaaaaccaTAACAGCGAGGACTCAACTCCCGAAAACCATAATATCTAATTTAAACACAAAAAAACTTTAGGGAAAAAGGTCAAATTTTCTCCAACCCTAATTAAGTAAACAACAGGAGACCGGAaagaattttttggaaaaagaataaaaaagccAAGATTTGAGAGGAATACGATCGGAAGCAGATACCTCAAGCCTGGAACCGATTTGGGGGTCGTCGGAGAGAACAAGGAAGAGGGAAGAGatgacggagagagagagagagagttgttcAGAATCAACAAGGGTTCGTAGAAGCGGGGAAGGCGGGGTGCGATTCGACTGGAGAAGGGGAATTAGAATAGGAATTgaaagggagaggagggagCGTGGTGGGAGCATCCCACGCAGCAGCGTGTGGCGAGCACTATCGCTTTATTGGCTCCGGTCCCAACAGCGTGTGCCTCCACATGGATTCCGGCCCCATTTGACGCCATCAGctttcctccctctccttcttcaaTTACCGATATCTCCCTCAGCGTCaagcctctcttttttttttttttttttttttttttgctaaaacaaaaggggtagggggaggaagggacaagcccacccccgcatagcagtcccactgggcccccgccccgccaggagaatgttcgatgcggacagaaatggccgtgtgttgggcactccGACCGATTTTActtataccctccccacccataggcccggctcagctactcctctgagctctagctcgagtcccacgtgtgagtacgtcacacccggcaccactccggctactagcggttcaagagcggtcctacaccacaagtccaagcagtggccaaagtagtgagctccggtccacaatttaatcgtcgccgcagcgattcgaacttgggaccttgtggttagaattgctgtccagtaccactaggctaccaccttggtggcacaTCAAGCCTCTCTTTCTACAGGCTTTTACTCTTAAGGAGAAGCAAAGCGCGTGCGAAATACTTGCATAAAAATATTGGTATAAACATTTTTAGTAAAAATAGTAACCACAGTATAGATTTATAAGAATGGCAATGCTAGCATTGATGGTTGGTAGCATGAGCGAAAATAACATGCGTTAGTATTTgacaaataaaattataaattgaaATGATTCTaaaggtggcaatcgggtcgatTAGATTGGATATAGATCAGATCGAAAGTTCATTAATCCGAACTCGgcttattttttaaatagatcAAAATTTTATATGTGAATTtgatctgtttattaaataggtcaagtTAAATAGGTCATTTGATAGTTTCGACCTAATTATTAAACGAataaaaatagataaataagCCAAAGATCTAAACCTGAATCCAATCCATTTAATAAAAAGATCTAAATAGATTAACCTATTTATGATCCAAATCTGTTTATGTCAAACTTGAACCTGCTTAAAGCGGATGTTTTGTGAGTCGAATAGACCGATCGAATTataaattgccacccctaaaTGATTGAtacatttataaaaaaaaaaatctcattttAAAGTTTGAATAGTATTTTTATTGTGTGAATGATATATGATTGGATGTTGACATTGTCGAACCGGGCTAAGTCAATTTGTTCATAAATCATACTTTTATGTGGTAGGCATAATATATGTTAATGTGTTGATACCTTTGAGTTATTATATAGTGGGCATGCAAATAACATTCTCTCCATACACTTCTACATTAATAGATTAATTTATCCCAATAGTATATTAATAgtatcattatctctctgtgTAAATTTGTTCCCAAAGAAGaaggcatatatataaaaagataCAGCTTGCTAATTAATTGTAgacataaaaataaagaaaaacgaatttttaaaatatctatTTAGAAGTAAGTTAAGTAAGTTTATTTCAGGAAAAACTTGACATGATGAAAAGCAGTTAAAATGTCATCATTATCAACTCTATATCGTAAGAATGTTTGTTCTCCATTTAGCATCAACATAAAAATTATGCTGATCAGTAATTTCAACAAATGCACCTACACAATCAACTGTCGAGTATGCATATATAAATGAATTCACCCACAACGGGTGCTTGGCTTATAAAATTGAACACTTCattgagagaaaggagggggagggACACAAAGAGAAGGGAAGAAATTTTGATCATTCGGATGAGATGGGTAATTTTCACTTGCTTAGgggcaatttttcttttttttttttttttgcttaaaagcaatttttttttttttttgatactaaGGATGGTGGAGAAGGAAAGCACGAAGAATCGGAGGGCGCGCGCGTGGGGAGCACGTTCGCTGGGAAGGTGGGCGGACCCGAGCACACGCTTCGCGGACGCGTGCGCGGCACACGACTGGCCACCCGTCCCCCACGTTTCCTTTGGAATTTTTTGCCCTTTTCCCTTGCAGTCACtcgaacatttttttttttttttttggtataataAGAGGGTAGAACATAGATGCAAACTAAAAGATTTACAAAGTACTACATCCCCataacataaaaaatattttacttacaGTAGAAAAATTATTGGTTGGATGAGATCCATCAATCCAACAATGCATCAATTTAATGAGACAGCAACATGcataagagaggag
Coding sequences within it:
- the LOC103719994 gene encoding transcription factor BHLH062-like, which codes for MVTEPPSSIAEQPVGGSIPNKKDTRKVPKKEHKAKREKLKRDHLNELFSELGHALEPARQNNGKASILGDATRLLQDLIAQVESLRMENAALVTESQYVAVEKNELKDENTVLGAEIERLQNELHERMQSNPVWHDGEEVAPPAPPQPTTAALPMQQPPVGALYVIPLHQELHPFSEAANTPAPPKPPSHVRRPHARYPTPSDSWPLELLSRRQRAAHEAQHKGNSSSMTSNTREEGVDEV